From the genome of Nakamurella flavida, one region includes:
- the rplU gene encoding 50S ribosomal protein L21 produces MYAIVKTGGKQYKVAEGDVIEIEKLEGEPGVAVTLPAVLVVDGAEVTADAAALAGVTVSGEVVAHTKGPKIVIHKFKNKTGYHKRQGHRQPLTQVLVTGIAVSAG; encoded by the coding sequence ATGTACGCGATCGTCAAGACCGGCGGCAAGCAGTACAAGGTCGCCGAGGGTGACGTCATCGAGATCGAGAAGCTCGAGGGTGAGCCCGGCGTTGCCGTGACCCTGCCGGCTGTCCTGGTCGTCGACGGCGCAGAGGTGACCGCGGACGCGGCCGCACTGGCCGGTGTCACGGTGTCCGGCGAGGTCGTCGCCCACACCAAGGGCCCCAAGATCGTCATCCACAAGTTCAAGAACAAGACCGGGTACCACAAGCGCCAGGGGCACCGCCAGCCGCTGACGCAGGTCCTGGTCACCGGCATCGCCGTCTCCGCCGGCTGA
- the rpmA gene encoding 50S ribosomal protein L27: protein MAHKKGASSSRNGRDSNAQYLGVKRFGGQTVGAGEILIRQRGTKFHPGVGVGRGKDDTLFALTAGVVEFGSKRGRKTVNIAIPAAPVAELVTADAGV from the coding sequence ATGGCACACAAAAAGGGCGCATCCAGCTCTCGCAACGGTCGCGACTCCAACGCCCAGTACCTGGGCGTGAAGCGCTTCGGCGGCCAGACCGTCGGCGCCGGCGAGATCCTCATCCGCCAGCGCGGCACCAAGTTCCACCCGGGAGTCGGCGTGGGCCGCGGCAAGGACGACACCCTGTTCGCCCTCACCGCCGGTGTCGTCGAGTTCGGCAGCAAGCGTGGCCGCAAGACCGTCAACATCGCGATCCCGGCCGCTCCGGTCGCCGAGCTCGTCACCGCCGACGCGGGCGTCTGA
- a CDS encoding Rne/Rng family ribonuclease produces MPDVPTTALDEALAALPARPRVHQLAKAAGLTTKQLLPLLAARGITVTSVQAAVDGAVARELLGELVGGAPAAATTAPAPEVPAVPETPPILGAAISPLFLPPAAGETPARATPGDEATDEPAPRRRRGRTPRRAAESDDQATLESTTTDGADAGAPVADSTPPATAETTASTDTSSTDTTSTDTTGDDRGGDEDAAALDDEAGGRGRRRRRGRRGRGRVQDDDSTTTDADDTVGEDGGDAPATAPDSEADTDDAPEEVATGRTPRARRSRRRSGRGGQADTGDDASTDDAAGDDEDEDADRRPGSDGRPAEDSDRGGAARDDDGDDEKDDDEKDRDDKDGEEDDDRTGQGTRRRRRRRRRSTNDDAPHEDDPDNTVVHVREPRAPRTEVALQSAASAASEVQGIRGSTRLEAKRQRRRDSRDSSRRRPAILSEAEFLARRESVERVMAVRQRGDLAQVALLEDGGLVEHFVSRAGTASMIGSIFLGKVQNVLPSMEAAFVDIGRGRNAVLYAGEVNWELAGLHGKARRIETALSSGDTVLAQVSKDPVGHKGARLTTQISLPGRFLVYVPAGGATGISRKLPDTERKRLKGILDRIVPADAGVIIRTAAEGVPEEELIRDVERLTAQWQDITTRAEAKQAAPTQLSEEPDTLIKVIRDLFNSDISALVIDGEQAYDSVKQYVDQVAPELADRVSRYSGDHADVFAAYRVDEQIAKALERKVHLPSGGSLVIDRTEAMTVIDVNTGKYTGSGGNLEETVTKNNLEAAEEVVRQLRLRDIGGIIVVDFIDMVLEANRELVMRRLTECLGRDRSRHQVAEVTSLGLVQMTRKRMGTGLVEAFSEPCPTCHGRGVVLHDEPVDPATIEEAPQERRAPKARRGRGREVADTPPVRTVPVAAVRPPDLRGPKPRTRREETGEDLLELVADLDGRSSEGTPAGTDASHEIEPLDLTALGLDALIPEAEAELVDDGPATAVDAGPAEVPDAPTMELGADEVGAVEIAVPAGADATDDGERPGRGRRGARRGRPTQDDSWSRDAAASAAVAAVQSAGPSSLATVERPVRRSNRIAGAPDTSTDAEAGRADRSPVPETGTSGPSESAVATPAAAAATEPAAARPRRRRAAGRPAGAPATAAAVDIVLTPPTEVRVDPAPATPPPAAPGDSQQADTPQTDSQQTEAPQVGTDTPAAAAAPRRRRAASRPAGPAATVPAPDTAGPA; encoded by the coding sequence ATGCCCGATGTCCCCACCACCGCACTCGACGAGGCCCTGGCCGCGTTGCCCGCCCGTCCCCGGGTGCACCAGCTCGCCAAGGCCGCCGGCCTGACGACCAAGCAGCTGCTCCCGTTGCTGGCCGCTCGCGGGATCACCGTGACCTCCGTCCAGGCCGCGGTCGACGGCGCCGTCGCCCGGGAGCTGCTGGGTGAGCTGGTCGGTGGTGCCCCCGCGGCCGCCACCACCGCGCCCGCGCCGGAGGTCCCCGCCGTGCCGGAGACGCCGCCCATCCTCGGTGCCGCCATCTCGCCCCTCTTCCTGCCGCCCGCGGCCGGGGAGACGCCGGCCCGCGCGACGCCCGGAGACGAGGCCACCGACGAGCCTGCCCCGCGCCGCCGCCGGGGCCGGACCCCGCGACGCGCGGCGGAGTCGGACGACCAGGCCACCCTGGAGAGCACCACGACCGACGGGGCCGATGCCGGCGCGCCGGTGGCCGACAGCACCCCGCCCGCCACCGCCGAGACCACCGCCTCGACCGACACCTCTTCGACCGACACCACTTCGACCGACACCACCGGTGACGACCGGGGTGGCGACGAGGACGCCGCCGCACTCGACGACGAGGCGGGCGGGCGGGGCCGCCGCCGCCGCCGCGGCCGCCGTGGCCGGGGCCGCGTGCAGGACGACGACAGCACCACCACGGACGCCGACGACACCGTGGGCGAGGACGGCGGCGACGCCCCGGCCACCGCTCCCGACTCCGAGGCGGACACCGACGACGCCCCGGAGGAGGTCGCCACCGGGCGAACCCCCCGGGCGCGCCGCTCCCGCCGCCGTTCCGGCCGCGGCGGGCAGGCCGACACCGGGGACGACGCCTCCACCGACGACGCCGCCGGTGACGACGAGGACGAGGACGCGGACCGGCGTCCCGGCTCGGACGGCCGCCCCGCAGAGGATTCCGACCGTGGCGGCGCCGCCCGTGACGACGACGGGGACGACGAGAAGGACGACGACGAGAAGGACCGTGACGACAAGGACGGTGAGGAGGACGACGACCGCACCGGTCAGGGCACCCGCCGCCGCCGTCGCCGCCGCCGTCGCAGCACCAACGACGACGCTCCGCACGAGGACGATCCCGACAACACCGTCGTGCACGTCCGCGAACCCCGCGCCCCGCGCACCGAGGTGGCGCTGCAGTCGGCCGCCTCCGCCGCGTCCGAGGTGCAGGGCATCCGCGGGTCGACCCGGCTCGAGGCCAAACGCCAGCGTCGCCGGGACTCCCGGGACTCCTCCCGTCGCCGTCCGGCGATCCTGTCCGAGGCCGAGTTCCTGGCCCGCCGGGAATCGGTGGAGCGCGTCATGGCCGTCCGGCAGCGCGGTGACCTGGCCCAGGTCGCCCTGCTCGAGGACGGTGGGCTCGTCGAGCACTTCGTCTCCCGGGCCGGCACCGCGTCGATGATCGGCAGCATCTTCCTGGGCAAGGTGCAGAACGTGCTGCCCTCCATGGAGGCGGCGTTCGTCGACATCGGGCGCGGCCGCAACGCCGTGCTCTACGCCGGTGAGGTCAACTGGGAGCTGGCCGGCCTGCACGGCAAGGCCCGGCGCATCGAGACCGCGCTGTCCAGCGGCGACACCGTGCTGGCCCAGGTCTCCAAGGACCCGGTCGGGCACAAGGGCGCCCGGCTCACCACCCAGATCTCGCTGCCCGGACGCTTCCTGGTCTACGTCCCGGCCGGCGGGGCCACCGGCATCTCCCGCAAGCTCCCGGACACCGAGCGCAAGCGCCTCAAGGGCATCCTCGACCGCATCGTGCCCGCCGACGCCGGGGTGATCATCCGCACGGCCGCCGAGGGGGTTCCCGAGGAGGAGCTGATCCGCGACGTCGAGCGGTTGACCGCGCAGTGGCAGGACATCACCACCCGCGCCGAGGCCAAGCAGGCCGCGCCGACCCAGCTGTCCGAGGAGCCCGACACCCTCATCAAGGTCATCCGTGACCTGTTCAACTCCGACATCTCGGCGCTGGTCATCGACGGTGAGCAGGCCTACGACTCGGTGAAGCAGTACGTCGACCAGGTCGCGCCGGAATTGGCCGACCGGGTCTCCCGTTACTCCGGCGACCACGCTGACGTGTTCGCCGCCTACCGAGTGGACGAGCAGATCGCCAAGGCCCTGGAACGCAAGGTCCACCTGCCCTCGGGCGGATCGTTGGTCATCGACCGCACCGAGGCCATGACGGTCATCGACGTCAACACCGGGAAGTACACCGGCTCGGGCGGCAACCTCGAGGAGACCGTCACCAAGAACAACCTGGAGGCGGCCGAGGAGGTCGTCCGCCAGCTCCGCCTGCGGGACATCGGCGGCATCATCGTCGTCGACTTCATCGACATGGTGCTCGAAGCGAACCGGGAGCTGGTCATGCGCCGGCTCACCGAGTGCCTGGGCCGGGACCGCAGTCGCCACCAGGTCGCCGAGGTGACCTCGCTGGGTCTGGTGCAGATGACCCGCAAGCGGATGGGCACCGGGCTGGTGGAGGCGTTCTCCGAGCCCTGTCCGACCTGCCACGGTCGTGGTGTCGTGCTGCACGACGAGCCGGTCGACCCCGCGACGATCGAGGAGGCCCCGCAGGAGCGGCGCGCCCCCAAGGCCCGCCGCGGACGTGGCCGCGAGGTCGCGGACACCCCGCCGGTACGCACGGTCCCCGTCGCCGCCGTCCGCCCGCCGGATCTGCGCGGCCCCAAGCCGCGGACCCGTCGGGAGGAGACCGGCGAGGACCTGCTCGAGCTCGTCGCCGACCTGGACGGGCGGTCCTCCGAGGGGACCCCCGCGGGAACGGACGCGAGTCACGAGATCGAGCCGCTCGACCTGACGGCGCTCGGCCTGGACGCCCTGATCCCGGAGGCGGAGGCCGAGCTGGTCGACGACGGGCCCGCGACCGCGGTCGACGCCGGGCCGGCCGAGGTGCCGGACGCGCCGACCATGGAACTGGGCGCGGACGAGGTGGGCGCGGTGGAGATCGCCGTCCCGGCCGGCGCCGACGCGACGGACGACGGCGAGCGGCCGGGGCGTGGCCGGCGCGGTGCGCGTCGGGGCCGCCCCACCCAGGACGACTCCTGGTCTCGGGACGCCGCCGCTTCCGCGGCGGTCGCCGCGGTGCAGTCGGCCGGTCCCAGCTCGCTGGCCACCGTCGAACGCCCGGTCCGGCGCAGCAACCGGATCGCCGGGGCGCCCGACACCTCGACCGACGCCGAAGCGGGGCGTGCGGACCGTTCGCCCGTCCCGGAGACCGGCACGTCCGGTCCGTCCGAATCCGCTGTGGCGACACCCGCAGCGGCGGCCGCGACCGAGCCGGCGGCGGCCCGGCCCCGGCGTCGACGGGCCGCGGGTCGTCCCGCCGGAGCGCCGGCCACCGCCGCGGCCGTCGACATCGTGCTGACGCCCCCGACGGAGGTCCGGGTCGACCCGGCACCGGCGACGCCGCCCCCGGCGGCGCCGGGCGACAGCCAGCAGGCCGACACCCCGCAGACCGACAGCCAGCAGACCGAGGCCCCGCAGGTCGGCACGGACACACCGGCGGCGGCGGCCGCTCCGCGTCGTCGGCGGGCCGCGTCGCGGCCGGCCGGCCCGGCAGCCACCGTCCCGGCACCGGACACGGCGGGGCCGGCATGA